Proteins from a single region of Puntigrus tetrazona isolate hp1 chromosome 2, ASM1883169v1, whole genome shotgun sequence:
- the abcd3b gene encoding ATP-binding cassette sub-family D member 3b, with protein sequence MAAVSKYLTAGNSSIAGALLFALYVLKQRLSSETNGEKGTPKPLLDNAKDRKTDKAAVDKVFFKRICHIIKILLPQTICKESGYLLLIAVMLMARTYCDVWMIHNGTMIESAIIGRSTTSFKRYLVNFITVMPFISLVNNLLKLGLNKLKLCFRVRLTNQLYNDYLTGFTYYQIGNLDNRIANPDQLITQDVEKFCNSVVDLYSNVSKPLLDILIYICKLNTAIGSLGPASLLSYLVFSGLLLTRLRRPIGKMTVTEQRYEGEYRYVNSRLITNSEEIAFYNGNRREKQTINGTFQKLVDHMSRFIHFRFSMGVVDSIIAKYIAMVVGYLVISRPFLDLTNQRHVNSTYSERLEDYYQSGRMLMSLAQALGRIVLAGREMTRLSGFTARITEIQEVLRELNSGRYERTMVTQRLKDDSVEKIPLTPGRGEIIITDNIIKFEHIPLATPNGDVLIHDLSFEVSSGTNVLVCGPNGCGKSSLFRVLGELWPLCGGQLTKPERGKLFYVPQRPYMTLGSLRDQVIYPDTHEEQKKKGTSDRVLKEYLDNVQLGHILEREGSWDSVQDWMDVLSGGEKQRMAMARLFYHKPQFAILDECTSAVSVDVEDFIYRHCRKAGITLFTVSHRKSLWKHHEYYLHMDGRGNYEFKPITKETVEFGS encoded by the exons ATGGCGGCTGTTAGTAAGTATCTGACAGCCGGCAATTCCTCTATCGCAGGTGCTTTGCTTTTCGCCTTGTATGTATTGAAACAAAGACTGTCTTCGGAAACCAATGG AGAGAAAGGGACGCCAAAACCATTGTTGGACAATGCT aaggatagaaagacagacaagGCTGCGGTGGACAAGGTGTTCTTCAAGCGCATTTGTCATATCATCAAAATCCTGTTGCCACAGACCATTTGCAAAGAG TCCGGATATTTGCTTCTCATCGCTGTCATGCTCATGGCCAGAACCTACTGTGACGTCTGGATGATACATAATGGGACCATGATCGAGAG TGCAATTATTGGACGTTCGACAACCTCGTTCAAAAGATACTTGGTCAACTTTATCACAGTCATGCCTTTT ATATCTCTAGTAAATAACTTGTTAAAACTGGGACTCAACAAACTGAAGCTGTGTTTCAGAGTGAGACTGACCAATCAACTTTACAATGACTACTTGAC GGGGTTCACGTACTATCAAATTGGCAACCTGGACAACCGTATCGCCAACCCAGACCAGCTGATAACTCAAGATGTAGAGAAATTCTGTAACAGTGTGGTTGACCTCTATTCCAACGTCAGCAAG CCTCTACTAGACATATTGATCTACATCTGCAAGCTGAACACAGCCATCGGATCTCTT GGTCCAGCTAGTTTGCTGAGCTATCTGGTGTTTTCTGGTCTGCTCCTTACGAGGCTGCGCAGGCCGATTGGAAAGATGACCGTAACAGAGCAGAGGTACGAGGGGGAGTACAGATACGTCAACTCTCGCCTCATCACTAACAG CGAGGAGATTGCATTCTACAACGGAAACAGGAGAGAAAAGCAAACGATCAACGGCACATTCCAGAAACTG gtGGACCACATGAGTCGCTTCATACACTTTCGTTTCTCAATGGGTGTCGTGGACAGCATCATAGCCAAAT ACATAGCAATGGTGGTGGGCTACCTGGTTATTAGCCGGCCCTTCCTGGACCTCACAAACCAGAGACATGTGAACAGTACGTACTCTGAACGACTGGAA GACTACTACCAGAGTGGGCGGATGTTGATGAGTTTGGCACAGGCCCTGGGAAGGATCGTCCTGGCCGGCAGAGAGATGACCAGACTGTCCGG GTTCACTGCGCGGATCACAGAAATTCAGGAAGTGCTTAGGGAGCTGAACTCAGGCAGATATGAACGGACCATGGTAACACAGAGACTCAAAG ATGATTCAGTAGAGAAAATCCCTCTCACCCCCGGGAGAGGTGAAATCATCATCACTGACAACATTATCAA GTTTGAACACATACCTTTAGCGACGCCCAATGGAGACGTCCTTATTCATGACTTGTCTTTTGAG GTGTCTTCTGGGACAAACGTGTTGGTCTGCGGGCCCAACGGATGCGGAAAGAGTTCACTCTTCAGAGTGCTGGGAGAG CTGTGGCCTCTGTGTGGAGGACAACTCACAAAACCAGAGAGAGGGAAACTCTTCTATGTTCCTCAG AGGCCCTATATGACACTGGGTTCCCTTAGAGATCAGGTGATTTATCCCGACACAcatgaagaacaaaagaagaaaggaacgTCTGATCGG GTGCTGAAGGAATATCTGGACAATGTCCAGCTGGGACATATCCTGGAGAGAGAGGGCAGCTGGGACAGTGTGCAGGACTGGATGGATGTCCTCAGCGGAGGAGAGAAGCAAAGGATGGCT ATGGCTCGTCTGTTTTACCACAAGCCCCAGTTCGCTATTCTGGACGAGTGCACCAGTGCTGTGAGTGTGGATGTGGAGGACTTCATCTACAGACACTGTCGGAAG GCTGGCATCACGCTGTTCACGGTCTCCCACAGGAAATCACTATGGAAGCACCATGAG TATTACTTGCACATGGACGGAAGAGGAAACTACGAGTTCAAACCCATCACGAAGGAAACGGTGGAGTTCGGATCGTAA